One Salarias fasciatus chromosome 22, fSalaFa1.1, whole genome shotgun sequence DNA segment encodes these proteins:
- the rbm48 gene encoding RNA-binding protein 48, which produces MATPGNNNPDCWSVPDVYNHHEQKKVCISRPKYREGRKARAVKVYTINLESCYLMVQGVPAIGVMTELIQLCALYGTVEEYRPLDEYPAEQFTEVYLVKFQKITSARAAKRHMDEKSFYGGVLHVCYVPEYETVEDTRLKLRDRKSYVMRAAMRSAREAEQKEVTHEETTSSSSISTSDRINPGHSENTGGPSSVSSYSGFPLLPLPPQEHHFSRRENQHGVAPTEDKMGTLHNAFIEAKQQGAPSPEHTSSNRDRHTEHTGTKASACRFVPRTTHLENRKRKIEESDEVAVSVQKQPLIGPKLPEPSRVDMEDESLNTTVSLIRNTMKQVESVPECKPVAKKVKPRRRI; this is translated from the exons ATGGCGACACCCGGTAACAACAATCCAGACTGCTGGAGTGTCCCAGATGTTTATAATCATCACGAACAGAAGAAAGTTTGCATTTCCAGACCAAAATACAGAGAAGGGAGGAAAGCGAGAGCGGTTAAG GTGTACACCATCAATTTAGAGTCCTGTTACCTCATGGTCCAGGGGGTCCCAGCCATTGGAGTGATGACAGAGTTAATCCAGCTGTGTGCTCTGTATGGCACCGTGGAGGAATACAGACCTCTGGACGAGTATCCCGCTGAGCAGTTCACAGAGGTTTACCTTGTCAAGTTCCAGAAAATCACAAGTGCCAG aGCGGCAAAACGACACATGGATGAGAAGAGCTTTTATGGCGGTGTGCTGCATGTGTGCTATGTGCCAGAATATGAGACTGTGGAGGACACCAGGCTGAAGCTCCGCGACCGGAAGAGTTATGTCATGAGAGCTGCGATGAGATCAG CCAGAGAAGCCGAACAAAAGGAGGTGACACATGAGGAAACCACGTCATCGTCCTCGATCAGCACTTCAGACAGGATCAACCCAggacacagtgaaaacacaggagGGCCCTCAAGCGTCAGCTCTTATTCAGGCTTTCCTCTGCTGCCATTACCTCCTCAGGAGCATCATTTTTCCAGACGCGAAAATCAACACGGAGTAGCACCAACTGAGGATAAAATGGGTACTTTACACAATGCCTTCATTGAGGCAAAGCAACAGGGAGCGCCAAGCCCAGAACACACCTCCtcgaacagagacagacacacagaacacacagggACGAAGGCTTCAGCATGCCGCTTTGTCCCAAGGACCACCCACCTGGAAAACAGGAAACGCAAAATAGAAGAGTCTGACGAGGTCGCTGTTTCTGTACAAAAGCAGCCTCTGATTGGCCCGAAACTACCAGAACCATCCAGAGTGGATATGGAGGATGAATCATTGAACACAACTGTCAGCCTGATAAGGAACACGATGAAGCAG GTGGAATCAGTTCCAGAATGCAAACCAGTGGCGAAGAAGGTCAAACCACGTCGTCGGATTTGA